The following proteins are co-located in the Schistocerca nitens isolate TAMUIC-IGC-003100 chromosome 2, iqSchNite1.1, whole genome shotgun sequence genome:
- the LOC126237252 gene encoding glutathione S-transferase-like, with translation MAPKYKLTYFPIMGLAEPIRFLLSYGKTEFEDVRCEMEKWPSMKESTPFGQLPVLEIDGKKTWQSHAICRYLGKQMGLAGANDWEDLQIDMAADTISDIRMKMVSPAHETDETLKQKKKAAVINESLPFLLPRLDQMVKENGGYLANGKLSWADLYFVALIDYLKAIIGFDITKDYSNLAVLKKTVLEIPAIKQWVAKRPKTEK, from the exons ATGGCACCAAAATATAAGTTAACTTACTTCCCCATAATGGGTCTGGCCGAGCCCATACGTTTTCTTCTATCCTATGGCAAGACTGAATTTGAAGATGTACGATGTGAGATGGAGAAGTGGCCATCAATGAAAGAAT CAACGCCCTTTGGGCAGCTTCCAGTTCTTGAAATCGACGGGAAGAAGACGTGGCAGTCTCACGCTATATGTCGTTACTTAGGCAAGCAAATGGGCTTGGCTGGAGCTAATGACTGGGAAGATCTCCAGATTGACATGGCTGCTGATACAATATCAGACATAAGAATGA AAATGGTAAGTCCTGCACACGAGACTGACGAAACATTAAAGCAAAAGAAGAAAGCAGCAGTCATAAATGAAAGTCTACCATTTTTGTTGCCAAGACTAGATCAAATGGTGAAGGAAAATGGAGGTTATCTTGCAAATGGCAAG CTTTCGTGGGCAGACCTCTATTTTGTAGCACTGATCGACTACCTCAAGGCCATTATTGGATTTGACATAACAAAAGATTATTCAAACCTTGCTGTGCTCAAAAAGACCGTACTTGAAATACCAGCTATTAAACAGTGGGTTGCGAAGAGACCAAAAACTGAAAAGTGA